The Solenopsis invicta isolate M01_SB chromosome 1, UNIL_Sinv_3.0, whole genome shotgun sequence DNA segment ATAAAGTCAATCGAAAACATGCCCATACATTGTCAAGCTAAAAAAAATACGATGAAAACTGGGACAACCTATaggcaataatataattaaatatatcttaaaatgttatatgcttttttaaaattcatataaacCACGAATATATGTGCATATACGCTCTTATGAAACAGACTGTGAATATTGAAAATGAATCGAATAACTCTTATGTGTATCTCTGAAGATACACGCTTGCAACAATAAAGAGACAAAATTGTGGGATCCGTTTCGTTCGATTCTCGATCAATGGAAAACGGTGAAAAGCGAATTCTGTTGGATAGAAGTTCGTGTACCGCGCGACCATCCAAACAGGATCCGAACCAGTCAACTTCCACCTCTCAATGCCAGGTAAACGTAAACATATACAGAGAGCaatcttcttttatttaagGCCGCAgcacaggcttttgcatagctgcataaccgtatgcataaggaAGTTGATGGGTCCGTTAgcatatgcataaggaaatggaccaatcgatttctttatgcatacggttatgcagctatgcaaaagcctgtgtcGCGGCCTTTAGGTAGAAGAAAGTTCTCccacagcaacaacaacaacaacaatgaTAAGAACAATACAAATTTGCgaataaaagttacaaattataaattataattaacattaaatgttaataataaaacttaataataagttataataaaaattatttacaaataaattgtaatcgGGGGTTATACAGAGTAAATTTTGGAGTTCGTTGCAACAGACCACGTCCAACGATAGCGCGAGAGATGGCGATGAGCTTGCAAAGAAAGAATCTAGTGAACATCTCGAGACTTTAGAATTCACATTCCCGAAGAAGGTCAAGGCTCGTGGAAGAAGAAAAGCGAACGACAGCAAACGTAGAGTCACGTTCGCTGATCATTAAACTCGTTCGCGCGACGAGTGCtgcgttacattacattaaaaactGCAGCAAATGCGAATATTGTATTACACACATTCGACCGGCGTCCAATCAGATTTTTCTGCGTAATAAGATTTTTCGACTTCAAAGGCACGAGGACGAATGATGCGGTTTTATCGTCAGAAAATTCTGTAACCGACATTTGTTAACGATATTCTCACAGTCGATCATTAaagaaatgatataaatttatcatatgCATGCATATAGTCTTTATTTACTATGATAATTTGTATCTTACTTTATTTGTATTACTTGTATTTTGCGTGTCTGATGATATCACTTAGATAGTTGATTAGAATTGCACAAATGCGATTAGCCAATTCTCTCTTCATTCGAGATATTCGGACAGATTTCTGTCGTGGATATAAGACTACACcattattatttagttttgatATCAGAAGCGAAAAGTGCAcaacaaaaatacattaaaatacaaatgtGTTTCAACAAAACAACCTAGTCGATCTTGTAAAATATACCGAAAACTCTTCCtcttgttaattaataaataaccaTGTGTCCAGAAATGAATTATATGTAATGAAACTAAGGTACATTCATAGCTAAGACAattgtcaaattaataatatatagaaataaatataatttaattctttcccgaaagaaaaaaatagttttagatatattttaaaaatttattttatatggattgcaaatgttgttttattgaaaaacatttcCATTTGACATTCTATTACATTgcgcaagaatttttattatgtatattttctcgcttctgacATCACAATCTGAAATAGTAGTAGTTAATGAAAAGTCTACGACTCGATATAGatcattatatttcattattctttttacactcatatattattatcattattattattttacttttttatctgTTTCATTCGAACGCCAGTTCAGCTAACATCACGTAGTCCTTGCATCATGACGTGGTCAATCGATCGTCGATTATTGAACGCAATGTCAGTTACAGCAATGTGCTGAAACTTCAGATCAATCTTGACACCTATACAAAATTTTCCGATATTTCGAAAGTTTCAAAATCCCAAGTGgctaaaaatttttagactaTTTTAATTCAATGTTACATGAATAAGAATAAGAAGCATGAATGGACTCAGAATATGGGCGTTGCAAGATTTATCACACTTGCCTGCTAAATCCTTGCAGGTATTCTACAAAACTCATCtctccaattaaaaaaaaaaaaaaaaaatatttattataaataatatggcaAAAATATTAGGTcttgcataataataatataatattctaaaaaattttttttataaattatatattaaaaataatgtataacaatgttacatataaattaagatattaaaagtaGATAGGAAATTAtacgtaaaaacaaaaattaaaaatattttaaatataaatgcgttcattaattgaataatatttttctttacaataaatCAGAATGAAACGCACGTGCCCAGAAATACATTTAAGCGTTGCTTTCCAAATTTTTTCAACTCCTTTTTCAAGCAAGATAATGCTCATAAGAACAGGAGAATTAATTTATCAACAATTTCCAATAATCCGGAACCTATCTATACAACATGGATGACATTACCTGAAACCACCATGACAATCTTCAGTTCTCGATCGCCCATGTATTTTTTGCCTTCCAAGGCGAATACAAATATAATGCGTCCATTGAAACCTCTTATTAAGTATGATgaattattgaaagaaaatacaGTATCTAAAAGCAAGAACTACAAAATGCTTCCAGACGTTCAGGCTGGTGATTTCAAGTTTAAATATAACGATAATACTGTGATGAAATCTGACAAAGTCTATTACGACACTTCAAAAATAGTTTTCACGtttcaagaaaataaagaacCCAAAATTGATTATACGATCGGACAAGGATCGATTGGTGATTTATCGATTTGTGCCACTGCGAAAAATGTGAATTCTTCATCTCCCGCAAAATTGGAGTTAAAAACACCAGAAATTAAACGGAAGCAATCACGAGATCAGTTCAAATCACAGAATTTACAAAAACATAACAAAAATTTCGGGACTAAAGGATCTCTGAAATCCTCGACAGATCTACCTTCTGCATCGTGTCGCTTTTTTTCCTCAAAAAGTTGCACCAAGATCCAGCACTCTATCCAAAAGATTGAAAACTTGAAAAACAATCTAAGCGCGAATGCACTGACTGTTCGTTTGAGAAGCACGCAATCGTATTCAGGTATTTTGAGAATTCCTAGATAACAatccttaatttttttttaacttatagtttaaataatccacaattagaaattatattatgtgcGCACAGTAATCTCTGATAAAAACACTTTATGTCTAATCAACTAATATCAATTAGTTAATGCAATAAAGATTGATTTTTAATGAGATCATCGATCGCAGGCCGCGTTTCTCTAACGAAACTGCGATCGTTCTTCTCCGGCGCTTCGAGGTCGAAAAGATTCGCCAATTGCGAGAAGGATGAAGATTCTCAAGAGATTATGAGAAGTCGCTGCCGaatcgagaaaaatatttgcgaaaaatcGCGACGGAAAGACACATGCGATTCGTCTCAAAATGACGCGTGTGAGGAACAATTCGAGAGAGATCCGTGCAAAAATAGCAAGTGCCCCGAATTAAAACGGCAAAAGCCGTGCAGCTGGGACGAGGAACGGTGTCCTGAAGCAAATCGGAAAACTGACGCAAAAAGACGAGTCTCGTCGAGGAATCGCGCGCGGCGATCGAGAAATAGCGATTGTTCGCAGGAGAAGGATATCGATACGACATGTAGTAAGAGTAACGCGGAGCGAGATGTAATCATCGTTTAAATAGCGCATACAGATACAATCtcgttatcaaatatttaaatttaatttaatattcacgCGATATCTCATGGAGCATCTGAAATTGATATATCTCGTACATTCAGAATAGAAATTTCACAGAATAGTAGGCGGAAGTAATTGCTGCTGTTTCGGTTTCATCATTggagtaatttaatattagctatcatcattataatattttgacatatCTTGATGAAATTCTATATAACACATCGATTTGTTCATTCACCATTTCCTATTTCCTGTATTAGTTGTATTTCACCTATTGTACGCTTTTACATCTTTTCTCCATTATTTTACTGATTTATTTGGCACTTTgatttctttgatttatttatttttttactatatgaTTTTCTTTAACATCTTGATATGTCAGGGCGGCAATCGAAGTCGTACAAACTACGTAAAGATTGCAAGAAATCCAACGAATCACGTGCAGTCTGCAAGGATTCAATACAGAAATACATTACTTGTGAGTCAAAATCCAAGAAGCGATGCAAAAAACGCGACATCGGCGACAAAGAGCGAGAAAAATGCACCGGAAACAATCGAAAGCGATCCAACAGCTGTCGCAGAAGAAATTCTTCCCGAGTTAGTGATAAAAGTTGCAGCAAAGTAGAGCAAAAACGACGGTACTCGCAACAATCAATTTTCTCAGTCCCACGAGATCATAAATCTTTCTCCACTTTGATTCCCGATATCGTTTTCGGCATGAATGTAAGCAACAGACTTTATGCTAGCTGCAGCAAAGACGACAGAAATCGAAAACAAGGCCCATCATGCGAGAAACGAAAGAGAACATGCGaaaccaaagaaaaaaataaaatcaagggAAAGTGCGTGAAAAGTCCAGCTAAATGTATGTCGAGGAAAAAGACCAACGACAAGAAAACATTTTGTCAGTCCACGCAGAAAGACGCAGACAAGAAATTTTGTCAGTCTACGCAAAAAGATACAGGCACGAAATTTTGCGAAACCACGAAATCCAAAGAATCTATAAAGAAATCCAATCGCGAGGAATTTTGTATCAACAGAAAGAAACAATTTACCAAAGGtaagttatatatatttcatcttatgtatatataatcgtattattaaataataacaataataacgaatatatacatatgtatattaaaaaatcacaaaatctCTCATTTTTTTGCATCATAGTTtatgtagaaattttattagctttgctaaatttttaattaatttctacttTTTCGTTGCAGACGGGGAGCTCAAAAAAGAACCAATAAAAGCGTGCACTACAGCGAAAGGTGACTGCAGAAATCCAcatgcactgagagaaaaaataactaaattttaataaatatttgtttgaatagttgcaataaaatatttatttataatagctaaatatttactcaatagaaagaatgataattaaattaaattagtggttcgtgtattaaatatttatttatatatagcaaatatttcattgcaactattcaaacaaatggctatttaaaatttagtaattttttctcgcaGTATGGATCTCCTCTTTATATTATGGATTTATATGAGAGAAAAGTATCgcgcatttatattaaatttttaattaatttttattttttcgttgcAGACAAGAAAAAAGAATCAGCAAAAGCACCTCCACGCACTACCGCGAAAGGTAAAGAGTTCTATAGGAGCAcacagattttttttctctatattatGGAAGAGAAGCATCGcattatactaaatttttaattacattttttaaattacttagaTAAAAAGCCTGAAGATCAATCAATAAAGCAACAAATAGAACGCGAATACAAAGAGATAGAAGAATGCAAAAAGAgctttaaaaaagagaaaaaggacgATAAAGCCAAAATGGTTTTCATAGACAACGAACCGACGGGCTTGGACCGCATAGTCAGTTCACGTGAGAAACAACAGAAGGATAGCGAAAAGTTTGCAAGTATACCTCACGAATCAATCGTTTCTACGGATACCGCATTCAAGTGGTTTAATATTCAATCTAGGATTTTCAATGGCAAGATTTCAATTAATCGCCAATTGTTCGCCAAGTTAGCATTCTCACTTGGGTTTTATTTCTGTCAACTGcgtttttaaaactaaaacttcAGTGACTCAGAAAGAAtattctttacaaatttaatgtttgctagtattttttattctgagtaaatttttaatgtttattctagtaattttttaatatttttttaaaatgtatgttgtttttttattcacaataccatttatattgtttttattcacAATGCCATTTTATTGTCACTACATATTTGCGATCGATAACAATTTATTGCTGCAACGAGTTATTTCATACGACGTAATTACAGAGATGTCAGACTGTTCAATGTGATATTTGATCGATTATTCTCTACCGCAAAACTGGATTATCAGGATGATTTTGCTATCGAACGAACCATGAACCATGATAAAATCGCTCAGAACTATTCAGCGAATAGCGACGATTTTGTTCACGGTGATGAATTGCCGAATTATGTTGAAATAGAATATGAAGACGAAGAAGATGACGTTTACGATTAGACCACTAATTGAAGAGTCTCCGAAATCGATTGAATCCTACTCAAAGgtcacaataaataataatttaagatgcGAATCGTAAAAAAAGactttgttataattgttttacacTTTGTCGtaacatgatatttttaaagaatgcAGTGGtgatctaataaaaaatgaaaatagtcCGTAAAGCGACTGCATCCGTGCTTTGctctttttcagaaaaagtttattaaaaagaaaagaaatgcatTCGTTTCTTTCAAATACAGCGACGCCCGTAAGAATTCTCTTATGACAGTGTATAAACGTACTTTCCTCGCGCATGAACATATAACGACGTTAGTAAATATACATTCATACACGAACACATCTCATTTTCGTTCCAGAATATTGTGAGAGTCTTCTGGTTACACGGCAATCAATTAGTCCGCATTACTTCGCTACGAATAGTAGTCGATCATCCCCGATATTACTTAACTAAGTTTCACTTTATAGACGGTAAGATGAAATTACTCTCCGACATGACTCGAATGATCGTCGATTGCTCCCCGGGGGACGGATGCGAGTCGCCGTGCGAGTGTAACGCGAATGCGGGGCCTTACGGGGATTTCTCGCTCCTTCACGAGACGTCTTTGTAGGGCGACGGAGGCGTGAATGGCGGTGGGCCAGGAGGCCCAATTACGAGTTATTCAGTCCTCGCCACGGGGCACCGCGGTGCCGCTCTACCGTCGGTGTACGCACCTACCTGGCGCCTCCCTCTTCGTCTCGCGCGAAGAAGCGAGAAGAAGCGAGAAGAAGCGAGAAGGAGCGCGCGAGCCGGCGGGGCCGAGGGGGTTGAAACGCGGGACGTGGGGTGGTAGAGAACGTGAGGACGTCTCTGCGGGATTCCCCGCCGCCACTTATGGGAATGCGATACGAGCTTTTCGTCGGATGCTCTCTTGCGTTTTCGCATTGTTACGCAACCGTCTTTCTCGCGTCCGCGTCACCCTCGTGCACCCCGACAAAGGGAATCAATGTCAATGCGCGCTGTCGTACATACACGCCCCGGACGCGGAGAGCGAGAATGCTGAAATTATGATTGAGTGCATGTAATAAGGGACTTCGGATCAAAATCGCGTGTTACGTTATGCTTGTAACTATTGCGCCAAGTGTCGGAAGTTCCAAGCTGTCCTTTAAATTTGTTCAATGACAAAATTCACCTAAATTCTTATTGTTTTattgtcattattatatttattatcatctttCTAACAATTTGAAGTGATTGACATAATTCgatgtctttatttttatttcccattattttttaattaagattgtAACGCTAATCCGgttatttaatcataaaaaggattgtttaaaatatgtaaaataatagatCAGAGTTTGATacgttttcatatttttttaagtacaaatGATTTTTTAGGAGGGAAAGGGTTTTCATATTCAGATATGAGTTAGcataattgattattaaattgattttcaatttgataaacgtgatattattaattcttattcaacttaGAACCGCATTATGACCGAAAATTTGTTCGGCGCGCAATTTAGTGAATTTGAAAAGatatgtaaaatcacacaataaatatcagcactaagatctagccaTGACCGTAAAAGCACTTTGCTTATATTGTGTTCTTACAAATATGATGACATCGTATTATATTAGTCTCGTTCCGATTTCCCAAGttgcaacaataataattaaattacacaattaaattgatttgaaaaaatctaAAGTTACCTTTACGCCTCAATCTTCGTTTCAATCTCAATTTTAGTCATTTTAAGGAAAACTGTTTACATCGTACTCGATCAGACACGCGAAGTAAAGTGCCGGTAAGGCAACGAACGCGGATCGGCGCGAATTGTCCCATCAGCAAGATCGAGCGGTCGATTTCGCGATTCTTTAGGACGAACCGGGAGGGTTTCTTGAACGTCACATTATGGTGTCAACGACTTCATCGTGGACCACAAACCGCTGGCATCCGTGTGTCGAGGATGAATGGCGACGCCACGGGTGGCAGAGAGGCGCATACAACTCGAATAAAATGTATCAATTCCGTCCTCGTGACGCCGGGGTTCCTTTCTCCCCCCACAGGATCGATTGTGCGCTCCTCCCCGAAGGAAGGAAGTCCGACGCAACGAACAACGTCTGTTACTGCGCGATGTTGTTAAGTTATATAAGTCACGTGACTAAACGTACTTAATAAATATGGATTACATAAAACGCAAGAGTTTCGTTCAACACTGTCTAAATAATATAGTTTCGCTTACGTATTATAGActcgttttaattttttttgtgcattAATAATGTGAACAAACACACGCGTACACGTAACTATGGAGATTGTTCCCGCGCGGTAATCGCCCGTTTGAAGTTACGTGTTGCATCCGTCGACAGTACATCGCCGTCGGTATATCGCGATGGACGCAAAATTGTACGTTACATGGGTGTTCGACTCAGCTTTTCAAtaattcgaattttttattattgactgTGCATCATCCTCAGCGCATTGTCGCACATAGCAACTCGATAGAGATGAATGCAGGACAACGACTTCGTCAAAAGGTCAACGTAGGACGTAACGGAAGTCGGTGTCAGCATCAATGTCAAACGCAGTTGCAATATCGTCTGTTGCAGTAAGGACTGACAAAAGGGCGGAAGGGATATTCCAGATGAAGAGCGTCAGTCTCGCGTCAGGCAGCTCTATGCAAGCCAAATGGTATCCTTTACTCCGCTAAGATGCACAtacattgtatttatttattttaggtctttgttaaaaaaaaaaagaaaaaaaatagttttcaaaatcGTCCAAAAACAACATTGTTCAAAAATCTTTCTCAATATGGACAATTTTGGAAACTGTTTTTAAAAAGACTTAAATACAAACTGGCAAAATTTTTCTACTTTTGCAGTTGCCTGATTCTTTCGTCATCTATTCGTAGAAACGGATAGTTTTCGTGGAATTCGCACAGATAAACAGTTTCAATAGAGAAACTGCAAGCTGATACCTACTTTACTCCAGATTCGAAACTATATAAACCTTGACCCATACAACACAGAACTTTTAAGTAATATTGCAGtaactttaaaacatttcagcaatattgcagaaagGTTGCAAAGTGTGGAGAGCTTCAGTTCCGTTTATAGTCTCAAACCACAGAAAATGTTTAACTTCATCAGATTTTATGCATGTGAGAGAGGTGCAATCgtcgtaataaaaatatacgtatctCATTTTTATGGCTTATATTATGGTTATTTACTCACTTCTTTCGCCTCTTTAAATATGTTCCCATCAGGTTCATGGAAAACTAATTGCACCACGTGAgcttaaaagttataaaaaaatttacttgggGCTACCAAAATTGGCTGCTTTTACACATTCCCCTTTATTTTCTCTAGGTATcgtatgttttttttctttttatccgaaaaaaaagaatagaaaagaattttgtatGGCATGTAATGAGGATGTTATGTCAGTAAATATAAAGTGTAAAAAGCGAGTAGAGGTCAGAACCGGATGtgatcttaaattttttaacgattGACCGACGTCAGTCAAGTCACGTCAAGGAAACTGCCGATGGAGAGCTGATGCACACCCTTTGTTTGACAAAAATTCAGTCGTGACAACGCAACTTTTCAGCTCTCTAAATCTaatagagtaaaaaaaaaacactcaaaaatttcaCGAGATAATTTTCACTCCTATAGAGTGATATtttactctacgagatttagagtaTACTGTAACTTGTTTTGCAATTCATTCCTAcacgttttaatttaatttgacaattGACTTAATAAACTTATGATATTTTGACGTCACATTTCACATTATGAAACAAATTACGATTCGATATTTCAAGACACAAATTATTTGTGCTTTCCAATGCAAAATACCATTATGATTATGCAGGCGTATTTGCATTCGTGAAAGTATAAAAGCGCAGTCATAATTTCTCAAGAGCAGAGAAGaaagatttaatatataattttcttgtaattATTCGTGTTCTCCACTCCGCTCGTACTCGTTCTAATTAAATGTTGCGTATGCATGCATTCACGTTATTCACGCGTACACGCTCTGTCATTTATGAAGAACATACCGTCGTAATCTTCGCGTTGCACATTACCGTCCGTCCGTCCAAAGTCGAGTGCATCTACGAAGCGTTACTTAATCCGTATAAGGGTGTTGTAGAACTTGGAACTTGGTCTACGTCGTTTCCGACCGCATTAAC contains these protein-coding regions:
- the LOC105201247 gene encoding uncharacterized protein LOC105201247, with protein sequence MSGRQSKSYKLRKDCKKSNESRAVCKDSIQKYITCESKSKKRCKKRDIGDKEREKCTGNNRKRSNSCRRRNSSRVSDKSCSKVEQKRRYSQQSIFSVPRDHKSFSTLIPDIVFGMNVSNRLYASCSKDDRNRKQGPSCEKRKRTCETKEKNKIKGKCVKSPAKCMSRKKTNDKKTFCQSTQKDADKKFCQSTQKDTGTKFCETTKSKESIKKSNREEFCINRKKQFTKDGELKKEPIKACTTAKDKKKESAKAPPRTTAKDKKPEDQSIKQQIEREYKEIEECKKSFKKEKKDDKAKMVFIDNEPTGLDRIVSSREKQQKDSEKFASIPHESIVSTDTAFKWFNIQSRIFNGKISINRQLFAKDVRLFNVIFDRLFSTAKLDYQDDFAIERTMNHDKIAQNYSANSDDFVHGDELPNYVEIEYEDEEDDVYD